The following proteins come from a genomic window of Canis lupus dingo isolate Sandy chromosome 20, ASM325472v2, whole genome shotgun sequence:
- the OXTR gene encoding oxytocin receptor isoform X3, with amino-acid sequence MPPRGDGQRPRDRRLRGMVLSGGFPSKWLFGAIAGGRNPSRDQQIGPLGVSGSGPPAAPPPPKGLGAGGAAMERALAANWSAEAGNGSEAAPAAQGNRTAGPPQRNEALARVEVAVLCLILFLALSGNACVLLALRTTRHKHSRLFFFMKHLSIADLVVAVFQVLPQLLWDITFRFYGPDLLCRLVKYLQVVGMFASTYLLLLMSLDRCLAICQPLRALRRRADRLAVLATWLGCLVASAPQVHIFSLREVADGVFDCWAVFIQPWGPKAYVTWITLSVYIVPVIVLAACYGLISFKIWQNLRLKTAAAAAAEGREGAGRAALARVSSVKLISKAKIRTVKMTFIIVLAFIVCWTPFFFVQMWSVWDADAPKEAPSGRRTYRAGPPGDVGSSP; translated from the exons ATGCCCCCGCGAGGGGATGGCCAACGTCCTAGAGATCGGAGGTTGAGGGGGATGGTGCTGAGCGGGGGATTCCCAAGCAAGTGGCTGTTTGGGGCAATCGCCGGGGGAAGGAACCCGA GCCGGGACCAGCAGATCGGCCCCCTCGGAGTCTCCGGGAGCGGACCCCCCGCCGCGCCGCCTCCTCCGAAGGGcttgggggccgggggcgcggccaTGGAGCGCGCGCTGGCGGCCAACTGGAGCGCGGAGGCGGGCAACGGCAGCGAGGCGGCCCCGGCGGCGCAGGGCAACCGCACGGCCGGGCCCCCGCAGCGCAACGAGGCCCTGGCGCGCGTGGAGGTGGCCGTGCTGTGCCTCATCCTCTTCCTGGCGCTGAGCGGCAACGCGTGCGTGCTCCTGGCGCTGCGCACCACGCGCCACAAGCACTCGCGCCTCTTCTTCTTCATGAAGCACCTGAGCATAGCCGACCTGGTGGTGGCGGTGTTCCAGGTGCTGCCGCAGCTGCTGTGGGACATCACCTTCCGCTTCTACGGGCCCGACCTGCTGTGCCGCCTGGTCAAGTACCTGCAGGTGGTGGGCATGTTCGCCTCCACCTACCTGCTGCTGCTCATGTCCCTGGACCGCTGCCTGGCCATCTGCCAGCCGCTGAGGGCGCTGCGCCGCCGCGCGGACCGCCTGGCCGTGCTCGCCACGTGGCTGGGCTGCCTGGTGGCCAGCGCGCCGCAGGTGCACATCTTCTCGCTGCGCGAGGTGGCCGACGGCGTCTTCGACTGCTGGGCCGTCTTCATCCAGCCCTGGGGGCCCAAGGCCTACGTCACGTGGATCACGCTCTCCGTCTACATCGTGCCCGTCATCGTGCTCGCCGCCTGCTACGGCCTCATCAGCTTCAAAATTTGGCAGAACCTGCGACTCaagacggcggcggcggcggccgcggaggggcgggagggcgcggggcgcgcggcccTGGCTCGGGTCAGCAGCGTCAAGCTCATCTCCAAGGCCAAGATCCGCACCGTGAAGATGACCTTCATTATCGTGCTGGCCTTCATCGTGTGCTGGACGCCGTTCTTCTTCGTGCAGATGTGGAGCGTCTGGGACGCCGATGCGCCCAAGGAAG CTCCTTCCGGCAGGAGGACATACAGGGCAGGGCCTCCTGGGGATGTAGGGTCCAGTCCCTGA
- the OXTR gene encoding oxytocin receptor isoform X2: MPPRGDGQRPRDRRLRGMVLSGGFPSKWLFGAIAGGRNPSRDQQIGPLGVSGSGPPAAPPPPKGLGAGGAAMERALAANWSAEAGNGSEAAPAAQGNRTAGPPQRNEALARVEVAVLCLILFLALSGNACVLLALRTTRHKHSRLFFFMKHLSIADLVVAVFQVLPQLLWDITFRFYGPDLLCRLVKYLQVVGMFASTYLLLLMSLDRCLAICQPLRALRRRADRLAVLATWLGCLVASAPQVHIFSLREVADGVFDCWAVFIQPWGPKAYVTWITLSVYIVPVIVLAACYGLISFKIWQNLRLKTAAAAAAEGREGAGRAALARVSSVKLISKAKIRTVKMTFIIVLAFIVCWTPFFFVQMWSVWDADAPKEEAETVRGEKRKRSSMVIIELLPTQSNHLLLEPCFREAGETAGGRVRPDTHGRFGPAPYVSFTSTFCS, encoded by the exons ATGCCCCCGCGAGGGGATGGCCAACGTCCTAGAGATCGGAGGTTGAGGGGGATGGTGCTGAGCGGGGGATTCCCAAGCAAGTGGCTGTTTGGGGCAATCGCCGGGGGAAGGAACCCGA GCCGGGACCAGCAGATCGGCCCCCTCGGAGTCTCCGGGAGCGGACCCCCCGCCGCGCCGCCTCCTCCGAAGGGcttgggggccgggggcgcggccaTGGAGCGCGCGCTGGCGGCCAACTGGAGCGCGGAGGCGGGCAACGGCAGCGAGGCGGCCCCGGCGGCGCAGGGCAACCGCACGGCCGGGCCCCCGCAGCGCAACGAGGCCCTGGCGCGCGTGGAGGTGGCCGTGCTGTGCCTCATCCTCTTCCTGGCGCTGAGCGGCAACGCGTGCGTGCTCCTGGCGCTGCGCACCACGCGCCACAAGCACTCGCGCCTCTTCTTCTTCATGAAGCACCTGAGCATAGCCGACCTGGTGGTGGCGGTGTTCCAGGTGCTGCCGCAGCTGCTGTGGGACATCACCTTCCGCTTCTACGGGCCCGACCTGCTGTGCCGCCTGGTCAAGTACCTGCAGGTGGTGGGCATGTTCGCCTCCACCTACCTGCTGCTGCTCATGTCCCTGGACCGCTGCCTGGCCATCTGCCAGCCGCTGAGGGCGCTGCGCCGCCGCGCGGACCGCCTGGCCGTGCTCGCCACGTGGCTGGGCTGCCTGGTGGCCAGCGCGCCGCAGGTGCACATCTTCTCGCTGCGCGAGGTGGCCGACGGCGTCTTCGACTGCTGGGCCGTCTTCATCCAGCCCTGGGGGCCCAAGGCCTACGTCACGTGGATCACGCTCTCCGTCTACATCGTGCCCGTCATCGTGCTCGCCGCCTGCTACGGCCTCATCAGCTTCAAAATTTGGCAGAACCTGCGACTCaagacggcggcggcggcggccgcggaggggcgggagggcgcggggcgcgcggcccTGGCTCGGGTCAGCAGCGTCAAGCTCATCTCCAAGGCCAAGATCCGCACCGTGAAGATGACCTTCATTATCGTGCTGGCCTTCATCGTGTGCTGGACGCCGTTCTTCTTCGTGCAGATGTGGAGCGTCTGGGACGCCGATGCGCCCAAGGAAG AAGCAGAAAcagtgagaggagagaaaaggaagaggagcagcATGGTAATAATTGAGCTCCTCCCCACCCAAAGCAACCACCTGCTGTTGGAGCCCTGCTTTAGAGAGGCTGGGGAGACTGCAGGAGGAAGGGTGAGACCAGACACCCACGGCAGGTTTGGACCAGCCCCCTATGTATCCTTCACAAGCACTTTCTGTTCCTAG
- the LOC112662982 gene encoding ATP synthase F(0) complex subunit C2, mitochondrial-like: MYACAKFISTPFLVQSTSQLLSRSLSAVVLKPPETLTDNLSSLAAPRPLTSLIPSHSLQTSTISRDIDIAAKFIGAGAATVGVAGSGARIGTVFGSLIIGYARNLSLKQQLFSHAILGFALSEAMGLFCLMVAFLILFAM; encoded by the coding sequence ATGTACGCCTGTGCAAAGTTCATCTCCACCCCCTTCTTGGTCCAGAGCACCTCTCAGCTGTTGAGCCGATCACTGTCTGCAGTGGTGCTAAAACCACCGGAGACACTGACAGATAACCTCAGCAGCTTGGCAGCCCCACGTCCCCTGACCTCACTTATTCCTAGCCACAGCTTGCAAACCAGCACCATTTCAAGAGACATTGACATAGCAGCCAAGTTcattggggctggggctgccactGTAGGGGTGGCTGGCTCTGGGGCTAGAATTGGGACTGTGTTTGGGAGCCTCATCATTGGTTATGCCAGAAATCTCTCTCTGAAGCAACAGCTCTTCTCCCATGCCATTCTGGGCTTTGCCCTCTCGGAGGCCATGGGGCTCTTTTGCCTAATGGTGGCCTTTCTCATCCTCTTTGCCATGTGA